From a region of the Besnoitia besnoiti strain Bb-Ger1 chromosome I, whole genome shotgun sequence genome:
- a CDS encoding SAG-related sequence (encoded by transcript BESB_001050) — MATRTLPQRPCSLRSGARKLMAVCVGGALLAGGISAAGQHLNALSGPTTVPGEGVWQSNTAECSISSEKNGTPEPASLMLSKEKLTATLKCSGTDNQVVPQTQTSVCVLKPENTVTTCGTADNQITLRSLLGASEEITWKKIPATKDAQAERQEWSLELKETQLPLSDKEFFVGCQNKKKTGDDVSCKLTVKVDAPPSTVKENVVSCAYGHSSNSDILKVEMSETNNTLTLACGKEGSVTPEKFASNYCVDADNLDKCSKSYKEILPMYQEKWWTTENKENHSVKLAIPTTDFPSTDQRFYIGCLPASRNVETPDNEASGRQAEEQTTAAGTPCKVEVTVKAASAASVADGVTVSPAVGATALIGLVFFS; from the coding sequence ATGGCGACACGTACACTGCCTCAACGGCCCTGCTCTTTGCGGTCAGGGGCTCGTAAACTGATGGCAGTGTGTGTAGGCGGAGCGTTGCTTGCCGGGGGAATATCCGCCGCAGGTCAGCATCTCAACGCCCTTTCGGGGCCGACGACGGTGCCTGGTGAAGGTGTCTGGCAATCAAACACAGCTGAATGCAGCATTTCAAGCGAGAAGAATGGCACACCTGAACCTGCCAGCCTGATGCTGTCAAAGGAGAAACTGACGGCAACTCTCAAGTGCTCGGGCACTGACAACCAGGTCGTGCCCCAAACACAGACCAGCGTCTGTGTTTTAAAGCCCGAGAACACGGTAACCACTTGCGGCACTGCCGACAACCAGATAACGCTAAGAAGTCTTCTCGGTGCCAGCGAGGAAATTACATGGAAGAAGATACCCGCAACCAAAGACGCCCAGGCAGAGAGGCAAGAGTGGAGCCTCGAGCTCAAAGAAACACAACTCCCGTTGTCTGATAAGGAGTTCTTCGTCGGCTGCCAGaataaaaaaaaaacaggTGACGATGTCAGCTGCAAGCTCACGGTAAAGGTCGATGCTCCCCCCTCTACAGTCAAGGAAAACGTTGTCTCCTGTGCGTACGGTCACTCCAGCAACTCTGACATCCTGAAAGTCGAGATGTCGGAAACCAACAATACACTCACCCTTGCGTGCGGAAAAGAGGGATCTGTTACGCCGGAAAAGTTCGCCTCCAACTACTGTGTAGACGCCGACAATCTGGACAAGTGCTCAAAGAGCTACAAAGAGATTCTTCCCATGTACCAGGAGAAGTGGTGGACAACGGAGAACAAAGAGAATCATTCCGTAAAGTTGGCGATTCCGACGACAGATTTCCCTTCTACGGACCAGCGCTTTTACATTGGTTGCTTGCCCGCGTCGCGAAACGTGGAAACGCCCGATAACGAGGCCAGCGGTCGACAGGCAGAAGAGCAAACGACGGCGGCTGGGACGCCCTGCAAAGTGGAGGTGACGGTCAAGGCCGCCAGTGCGGCTTCGGTGGCAGACGGAGTTACAGTGTCTCCTGCTGTTGGAGCGACTGCTCTGATCGGTCTAGTTTTCTTCTCGTAA
- a CDS encoding SAG-related sequence (encoded by transcript BESB_001060), which yields MADSRLTLRHGGRSRPPVSVAWKIVAVYASGVLLFTPHQADGHRLQQVVANGNLGREQHSPGAAASSTCELEKPGGSGNGEPSIPVLTLSADTPTATLLCSGGDNTVVPSDDTKVCSAQTSTISTCAKGDDGTQVLLKQLLESTDSIKSTITPTKEPVGKHWTLSLKEFPLIDQAFVVGCQRNNQDTNSKCKVRVDVKARPSTVEDGNIVTCSYGKDSNLTPLQAELTKENNELALACGNHGTITPTTFTTHLCQDDTLKKCEKRYTEVLPLYSESWWTNTSKDGDPVKFKVPKEGFPTADQKFYIGCLPKKAEEGHSPSRDVPGKDAATTTPCKVLVTVKAASSPSAASSALLAAVFAAGVAVFPGLSVGSA from the coding sequence ATGGCGGATTCGCGCCTGACTCTGCGCCACGGAGGACGGTCCAGGCCGCCCGTGTCAGTGGCGTGGAAGATCGTGGCTGTTTACGCTAGTGGAGTCCTTCTGTTCACTCCTCACCAAGCTGATGGACATCGGCTCCAGCAGGTCGTCGCGAACGGCAATCTAGGGAGGGAACAGCATTCccctggcgcggctgcctcgtctACTTGCGAACTGGAGAAgcccggcggcagcggcaatGGAGAGCCCTCGATTCCCGTGCTGACATTATCCGCTGACACCCCGACCGCCACTTTGCTGTGCTCTGGTGGAGACAATACGGTAGTCCCCAGCGACGACACAAAAGTGTGTTCCGCTCAGACTTCCACAATATCGACGTGCGCGAAAGGTGACGACGGCACCCAGGTACTCCTGAAACAGCTCCTAGAATCTACTGACAGCATTAAATCAACAATCACGCCCACCAAAGAGCCGGTCGGGAAGCACTGGACGCTGAGCCTGAAAGAATTCCCTCTCATAGACCAGGCATTCGTCGTCGGGTGTCAAAGGAACAACCAAGACACTAACTCAAAGTGCAAAGTCAGAGTTGACGTGAAGGCACGGCCTTCAACTGTCGAGGACGGGAACATTGTCACTTGTTCCTACGGCAAGGACAGCAATCtgacgccgctgcaggcggaacTAACGAAGGAAAACAACGAGTTGGCACTGGCCTGCGGCAATCACGGCACAATTACCCCTACGACGTTCACCACGCATCTGTGTCAGGATGACACACTGAAGAAGTGTGAAAAGAGGTACACTGAAGTACTCCCACTCTACAGCGAATCATGGTGGACAAACACTAGCAAGGATGGGGACCCAGTCAAGTTCAAAGTTCCCAAAGAAGGGTTCCCGACTGCAGACCAGAAGTTCTACATCGGATGCCTTCCAAAGAAGGCCGAAGAAGGACACTCGCCTTCACGTGACGTTCCAGGAAAGGACGCCGCTACAACGACGCCTTGCAAGGTGTTAGTGACAGTGAAGGCTGCAAGCTCTCCGTCagctgcttcctctgctttgCTGGCGGCAGTTTTTGCCGCTGGAGTTGCTGTGTTTCCTGGACTCAGTGTCGGCTCTGCATGA